The segment CTACCGCATGTTTTGGATCATTATTGTGTTCTAAGTATAATTGATCACCTTCGAGATGACCACGCCAACCTACAACAATCGGATATGTTTTACTAATAGTCTTTAATAGTTCAAGAGGATTTAAATTTAATATCGGTGCAAACAATACATTAATACCATCGATAAGAACAACTTCTGTATCACTGCGACTTAATGCACGACGAATTACTTCTTCTGCAAGTTGTGGTCTTTCATCACGAGGTACTAATAAAAACTCTTCTTCAATAAGTTGTTTTGCCTCTAAGTACTTCCAACCTTTTTGTTCAGATAATTCACGAATCAACAAACTTTTACCAGAACCAGGACCACCAACGATAAACAATATACGTTCATCATCACCTTGAATTTGTTCCCAACGTTCTCTTACATCTTGAACTGTAACCATATCCCTTGCCTCCTCGCTGTAACCGTTCCTACTTAACTGGACGGTCAGATAACATAACGGATTTGATATATTGGTTTTTATCATCTAGGGCAAACTGTAAATATGAGTCGCTTGCCGCTGGATTTTTATATTCATATACAGTAGATGTGCCCGCATTTGTTGTAGATTCAACAATACGAGTAGGCATACCATATACAAAGAGCAATAAGTATTTAGTATCCCCCATCGCAATACCGCGACGAGTAGGCGTGTAAATATTTAATAGAACACGATTGATGAGATTTTTTTTATCAACACTCACGCCATATTCGTTATATCCAATAAATGTGGACCCAAACAACATACCTTGATGTTTCCAATCATTATTGGGATCATTAACAAAATAATCATTTAATTTATAGCCACGCAACACAAAATCATCAGCAGTCAATTTACCTGCTTGAAAATCATATACTGGAGCTTTAGGCAATCCAAATCTTGGCCATACTTGACCACTAATCATATCAACAGCCTCTACATTGCTTTGTTTGATGGTGAAAGCAATATATTCTTTCTGTTGTCCTAGCATAGATTGTTGTTGGCTATTATTATTTGTATTCTCTATCGAGCTATTAAATTCCTTTTTTCGAGACCATGAATTTTCGGAATGACCTTCATATAGGAAGATATAACTTTCATTTTTCAAATCACGCCACATCGCAATAGGGCTACCATAGGCAAATACCAATTCCATGCGCGTGCTACCAACACCAATATCGCGTACAGTGTGGACGCCTTTTTTCGTACTATGAATATTAGTAATAGTATTCGGTTCAAAGAAATAAGTAGCACCTTGACCGCGCAATTGATTATTTACTAAACGCTCTTGAGCAGGTCCCGTGTAAACGGTCACCTCCAAGTCTTTCATATAGTACGTCGTAAAGTTATCACGAACCACTGTTTTTTCTACATCTTTAGGCGCTACAAACTGATCTCCTAAGCGATACCCATCAATAGCATAATCATCTTCAGACCCTAAAGCTGGCAAATTATTAGCCGTATAAGACTTACCAATATCAGCCAAGTTATTTTGCGTTACGCTAGGCAATGGACCTTCATTTTCGCTAGCTGCTTGCCAAAACTGTATGGAATCACCAAACTCGGTAACTGCCATTTGTTCAGCTAGCCATCCTGTTTTAGTGCTTTCCTTTTTTGTCTTTGTATCGATTTTAACAGCTTTAATCGGTGCATTATCTATATACGCAACAGACTCAGCCGCATCAGTTCCCGCTGCTTCTACAGTTGTCTTATCATCCGTATGTGCAACATCATTTGCATTCTCTGTAGATTCCACCGCAGTTTGTTTCACAGTCGAAATAGCCGGTTCTGCCGCATACCCTACCGTTGTAGCAGATAGGCCAACTAAAAGTGCCGCTACGATACGGCTCTTAATAGAATGATTCATCGATTACTCTCCAATTGCGCACGCAACCATGTCAACCATGGCTCTAACCCATTATGGGCCGTGCAACTTACTTCAAAAATCTCTCCTGTTGGATTCAAATTACGTATATCTTGTATTGCCTTGTCTTTTTTAAATGGTACATAAGGCAATAAATCTATCTTATTAATGAGAATAGCCTTTGACTCTTTAAAGATTAATGGGTATTTAAGAGGCTTATCTTCACCTTCAGTAACAGATAATACAGTTACCTTCATGCTTTCACCAATCTCAAATTCTGCAGGGCATACAAGGTTACCTACATTCTCGATAATGATCATATCGAGTTCATCAAGATTTAAATCACCTAGTGCATCTTGAATCATTTGTGCATCAAGATGGCAACCTCCCACTGTATTGATTTGAATAACAGGAACGCCTAATTCATGAATCCGTTCCGCATCCTTAGCAGTAAATAAATCACCTTCAATAACAGCAAGGCGGTAATCTTTTTTCAAATCATGTAAAGTTGCCTCCAATAGAGATGTTTTACCAGCCCCTGGAGAACCTAATAGATTAAATACAAAAATATTTTTTTCCTTAAACAACTGTTGTAAGGACTCTGCAATGGCATCATTTTTTGCCAATACATTAGTTTTAACTTGAACTTGCATGCCTAACCTTTCTATCAATCGATATCCATGGAGGTCACTTGTAGTTCGCGGCCACCAATGGTTTGTACGAAATGACTGTCACAATAGGGACAGATAAACTTATAATTTTCTACAGGAAATGTTTTATCACAATCCAAGCACTTTCCTTCAATAGGAATCGTATTAATTTCTATACGCGAACCTTCTGCTGCAGTCCCCTTTGTAACGGCTTCCCAGCAAAATAGGAGAGAATCTGGCTCTACTCCACTCATAAGGCCCAAATCGAGTTGAACGGAATGAATCACAGATGCATCGTGTTGGCGCAATGTATCGAGGGCTACATCAAGTATACCTTCTGCTATAGACATCTCATGCATGGTATGCCTCATATACAGCTTCAAGCATCATAGTAGTCGTTACAGAGCCTACACCACCAGGCACTGGAGTAATTGCAGACGCAATATCTTTTACCGCTTCATAATCAACATCGCCTACCGTCTTACCTTCTAGTTCATTAATGCCTACATCGATAACAACAGCACCTGGCTTAATCATATCTGCTGTAATCATATGAGCACGACCCGCTGCAGCAATAACGATATCGCCACGTTTTACTTGTTCTGCCAAATCAGGGGTTCTGGAATGGCACATTGTAACCGTACCATGTGCACCAAGTGTCATAAGAGCTACCGGCTTACCAATCACTTGGCTACGACCGATTACTACCACATGTTTACCCTCTACAGGAATATCATAGTGGTTTAAAATCGCCATGCACGCCTTGGCAGTACAAGGGGCAAAGCCACCTTTACCGGCAGTTACAAGACCAATATTATACGTAGTTAGACCATCGATATCTTTTTTAGGATCTAGCATATCGATAAGAGCCTCTGTATCAATGTGTTTAGGCATCGGCATTAACGGTAAAATCCCATGAACAGCCGCATCATTATTTAATTCTTGCAATGCTGTAACTACTTCATCCTGTGTAGCCGTTTCAGGTAATTGTTTTAACACAAAGCCATAGCCAAAGTTCTTGGCTGTCTTTTCCATAAATGTAGCGTACATATGAGCACCGTGGTCTTCACCAACGAGTAATACTGCCATAGTAATTACAGAGTCGCCAACTGCTGCAACTTTTTCTTGTAAAATCGCCTTGTGAGCGTCTGCTACTGCTTTACCGCGTAATTCGATCATAAGTATCTCCATTCATTCAAACTATCTATAAAATAAGGTGCCTCCGGAGAGGCACCTAAGTCTCTTATTCTATTATATAACGAACTGTCTATAATTTCTAATTATGACCGAATTCGTTTTATCTACGGAAATGAACAGTAATTGCTGTACCAGCCTGAACAGTTGTACCGCTACTTTCATCTTGAGATGTAGCCGTACCAGTTCCATCCGGTTTAAAGGCAAGTCCCGCCTTATGTAACCAATCACGCACTTCACCATAGGTAAAACCAGTAAAGTTAGGCAATGTAACAGAACCATCACTTCCCGGTTTTGGTTCAGGTAATGTATTAGCAGCTTTAACAGCTACTGGTGTACTTTCTTTAACATACGGACTCATTTGGTAATACCGTACAAGTTGAGATACGATGTCCTTAAATACAGGGGCTACAATTTGACTACCATAATAAGAACCCTTTTGTGGGTCATCAATAACGACAAGAACTACAAATTTTGGATCCTCTACAGGGCCAAAGCCAATAAAGGACGCAATGTATTGTCCGTCGAGATAACCGCCATGTTTGGTATCTAGTTTTTGCGCCGTACCAGTTTTACCGCCGAAGTGATAACCTTCTACCATCGCTTTTGTACCGCCACCTTCGGATACTTCTTTTTCTAGAATATCTACAATGGTTTTAGCGGTTTCCGCCGGAACTGGTTGTCCCACAACAGATGTTTCAGTCGTACTTGTAACATCGCCTTGAGAGTTACTATAAGACTTGATGATATGTGGTTTCATCATAGCCCCACCATTAGAAAGTGCACCAAAGGCGCGAACCATTTGTAATGGTGTAACCGCAATACCTTGACCGATGGACATAGTCGCAACGTCTAGCTTACTCATATCCTCTGGATTATACAAAATACCTGCTCCTTCACCAGGCAATTCAATACCTGTTTCAGAGCCAAAGCCATAATCACGTATATATTTCGAGAGAATATCTGCACCTGTTAATGTACCAATTTCAGCCATACCAGTATTAATAGAGTACTTCAAAATATCTAGCAAACGAACAGGACCATATCCCTCACCATTCCAGTTTCTAATGATATGTCCATTGGCAGCGAAGGCCCCTTTATCGTTATACACAGTGTCTAACTTCCATTTGCCTGCTGCAAGAGCTGCAGATGCAATGATAGGTTTGAATGTAGAACCTGGTTCATATAAATTGGTAACCGCAATATTTTTGAAAGCCTCTTCACCACTTTGGTTGTAGTTATTAGGATCATAACTTGGACGATTGGCCATCGCTAATATTTCACCGGTCTTTGGATCCATAACGATAACGCTGGCATGCTTAGCTCCTGTATCAACCATCGCCTTATCAAGAGCGCGTTCTGCAATAAATTGAATTGTTGCATCGATGGTTAAGGTTACGCTTTTACCCTTATCTGGTAAAAATTTAGATAGTACGGAACCAAAGATGGCATTCCCTTTATTATCAGTAGCTACAATTTCTTGTTGTACGCCCCCCTTTAATTCGTCATCGAGAACCATTTCTAGACCATCAAGCCCTTTATCATCAGTGCCGACAAAGCCTAATACTTGTGCCGCTAAGACACCATTTGGATAATAGCGCTTAGATTCTTCAACGAAATTAAGGCCTGCAATATTATTATCCTTAATAACTTGTTGTACCGCTTTTGATTTGTCTGCATCCATCATACGATTCAACCAGACAAAGGCGGTATCCTCTTGCAAAGCTTTTACAATATTCTCTTTTGACATCGTTACATACGGTGAGATGAGCTCCGCAATCTCTTGAGGAGACTGTTTAATCATCTTCGGATCCGCATATAAAGATTTTGTAACTACACTCATCGCCAATGGCTTGCCATTACGGTCATAGATTGTACCCCGCGGCGATTGTAATTTTCTATCTACTTGAACTTGTAATAAGTTTTTCTTCTCTAGGTCAAAGGTATCAAAGACCTGTAACTGTGCTAAACGACCGATAAGGACGAAAGCAACGGTCATGAGTATGGCAAGGCACCATGTAGTGCGACTCCAATCACTCATGCGTAATAACGCTTTATTTAATAACTTCATCATTTCTCCACTGGACGGCGTAACTTATGGTCTAATGCATCATATAATGCATCTGGTTCATTGGGAATCACCCCATTTTGTACCTGACCTAATAAATACTGCAATCCTTCTCCCACTTTTTTCCCTGCAAGCTTAATAACTCGTTCGTCATAATTTAAATCCTTTGTATGAATAGGCATCTCTAGGCTAAGATCTGCCATACATTCACCAAAGGCTAAGGTGCCATCAGTCGATGCATAAGGCTTCCCACAGCCTAACACATCGGCAGCGCAAACCTTAGATAATTGCTCCCATGCAATTCGCATAATTTGACTATCTCGAAACTCACCGCTGCGAGCCTCTTTACGGATCCACTTTTTCTCATTAGCTTCCCCATTTTGTACAAAATAGTGAAAGCGCATATGATTTTTTACAATCCAAGCTACACGGCGCACAAAAGCCTTAGGGTAACCTAAACGAGTAAGCAAGGTTTCTGTCATTTCAGCACCTAATGTATCATGGCCACGATCCGTTAAACGTCCGTTAATAACAGCTCGTACCGCCGGCATCCCCTTTGCTACATCGTGTAACAGTGCACCCCAACGTAATATTAAATCTGGTTCTGTATGAGATACAACGGCTAATGTATGATACCAACCATCAAATTCGTGAAAGTCTTTTTCTTGTGGTAAATTCACAAGATGGTATAGCTCTGGTAAAATAGGCACTTCACGAGCGATGCCATTTTCTACAACGCGACAAGAGCACTCGGCCAAGCGAGATTGTACTAATACATCAAGGCCCTTAGCCACAGCAGGCTCTAACATGAGTCGGTCCAGTTCACTACGAACTCTCTCGAGAGATAACCCAGGCACACGATGGAATGCCTTTGGCATAGCTTCTAATAAATCTTCGGTAGGTAAGAAATCTAGCTTTGCCACAAAGCGGCATGCTCTAAATAATCGCAATGCGTCTTCTTCGAAGCGTTGCTGTGCATTGCCAATGGTTCGCAATGTCTTATGCTTGATATCTCGACGTCCCCCTACTAGGTCTATGACCTCACCAAAACGATTCATCGCCATGCCATTGACCGTAAAGTCGCGACGCAACACGTCTTCCTCCAAGGTATCGGCATAAGCGATTTCTTCTGGTCGATGACTATCCGCTCCATATCGTTCAGTGCGATACGTTGCAATTTCATATTGCTTTCCTTCTAGTGTAGCTACTACTACACCAAAGGATTTTCCTACTAAGTCTGTCGTTTGAATATCTTGACCGCGTAGGACTTCAATTACCGTATCAGGGCGTGCAGACGTCACAATATCAAAGTCATGAGGCTTTTGATGCATCAAAATATCACGCACTGCTCCGCCAATGATATAGGCTTCATAACCTGCTTCTTCCAATACAGTCAATATTCGATTGGCTTGTTCCATCATGCACACTCCTTTCTGAACTAGTCTAACCTTTATTTTACTACAAATGAAAGCATGAAAAAAGTGCAATCCTATAAGGATTGCACTCGTTCTGCAATAGCTGTACCCGTCGGTGTTACCGCAAGGCCGCCATCACTTGTTTCACGCAAGGCTGCTGGCATAGCGCGACCGATATTATTCATTGCTTCAATAACTTCATCTGGTGGAATTTGACTTTCAATATTCATCAAAGCCAATTCAGATGCAGTAATGGCATGAACTGCATAGAAACCATTACGTTTAACGCACGGTACCTCTACAAGTCCTGCTACTGGATCACAAGCAAGGCCTAATAAGTTTTTCATACACAATGCAATAGCATGTCCTACTTGACGAGGCGTACCACCCATCATTTCTACAATGGCACCGGCAGCCATACAAGCGGCCGTACCAATTTCTGCTTGGCAACCGCCAACGGCACCGGCCACACAAGCGCGATTCGCTACGACATTGCCAATGCCAGAGGCAGCCAAGAAGCCCTTTACCATAGTTGCTCTATCTAGCTTGTAATGGTCCGCTACTGCTTTCACCGCGCCAGGCATAACACCACAAGAGCCAGCCGTAGGGCACGCAACAATGCGGAACATCTTTGCATTTGCTTCATTAACAGCAATAGCATAGGTCATAGCCTTGTACGCAATATCACTCATAAATCTTGGTGCTTGGCCATTAAGCTGTGCCGCCTGGCCACCAGACATACCAGAGGCCGTTTTTTCTGCATAGTCTATACCATCCTGAATAGAACCTTCAAAGATATCTAAACGATGCTCTATTTCACGAATAACCGCTTCTTCACTGCGATCATAATTCTCTAATTCATAGCGCAGTACTACATCGCCAAAGGAAATGTTATTTTCCTCAGCTAAGCGAATAATATCTGCAATTGTATCATATGCATAACTCATCATTCGCCCTCCTATAACGCTTCAAAGGTCATCACATCTTGAATGCCTGGACACTCGCGCATAAACTGAACGGTAATAGGATTTACTACTGTATCTGTAGTAATGACCATCACTGCATCCTTGTGCTTACCCTTCCGAA is part of the Veillonella nakazawae genome and harbors:
- the brxF gene encoding BREX-3 system P-loop-containing protein BrxF, which gives rise to MVTVQDVRERWEQIQGDDERILFIVGGPGSGKSLLIRELSEQKGWKYLEAKQLIEEEFLLVPRDERPQLAEEVIRRALSRSDTEVVLIDGINVLFAPILNLNPLELLKTISKTYPIVVGWRGHLEGDQLYLEHNNDPKHAVVTITKPDRVMVID
- the hypB gene encoding hydrogenase nickel incorporation protein HypB, with protein sequence MQVQVKTNVLAKNDAIAESLQQLFKEKNIFVFNLLGSPGAGKTSLLEATLHDLKKDYRLAVIEGDLFTAKDAERIHELGVPVIQINTVGGCHLDAQMIQDALGDLNLDELDMIIIENVGNLVCPAEFEIGESMKVTVLSVTEGEDKPLKYPLIFKESKAILINKIDLLPYVPFKKDKAIQDIRNLNPTGEIFEVSCTAHNGLEPWLTWLRAQLESNR
- the hypA gene encoding hydrogenase maturation nickel metallochaperone HypA — encoded protein: MHEMSIAEGILDVALDTLRQHDASVIHSVQLDLGLMSGVEPDSLLFCWEAVTKGTAAEGSRIEINTIPIEGKCLDCDKTFPVENYKFICPYCDSHFVQTIGGRELQVTSMDID
- a CDS encoding bifunctional 5,10-methylenetetrahydrofolate dehydrogenase/5,10-methenyltetrahydrofolate cyclohydrolase — encoded protein: MIELRGKAVADAHKAILQEKVAAVGDSVITMAVLLVGEDHGAHMYATFMEKTAKNFGYGFVLKQLPETATQDEVVTALQELNNDAAVHGILPLMPMPKHIDTEALIDMLDPKKDIDGLTTYNIGLVTAGKGGFAPCTAKACMAILNHYDIPVEGKHVVVIGRSQVIGKPVALMTLGAHGTVTMCHSRTPDLAEQVKRGDIVIAAAGRAHMITADMIKPGAVVIDVGINELEGKTVGDVDYEAVKDIASAITPVPGGVGSVTTTMMLEAVYEAYHA
- a CDS encoding penicillin-binding transpeptidase domain-containing protein; protein product: MKLLNKALLRMSDWSRTTWCLAILMTVAFVLIGRLAQLQVFDTFDLEKKNLLQVQVDRKLQSPRGTIYDRNGKPLAMSVVTKSLYADPKMIKQSPQEIAELISPYVTMSKENIVKALQEDTAFVWLNRMMDADKSKAVQQVIKDNNIAGLNFVEESKRYYPNGVLAAQVLGFVGTDDKGLDGLEMVLDDELKGGVQQEIVATDNKGNAIFGSVLSKFLPDKGKSVTLTIDATIQFIAERALDKAMVDTGAKHASVIVMDPKTGEILAMANRPSYDPNNYNQSGEEAFKNIAVTNLYEPGSTFKPIIASAALAAGKWKLDTVYNDKGAFAANGHIIRNWNGEGYGPVRLLDILKYSINTGMAEIGTLTGADILSKYIRDYGFGSETGIELPGEGAGILYNPEDMSKLDVATMSIGQGIAVTPLQMVRAFGALSNGGAMMKPHIIKSYSNSQGDVTSTTETSVVGQPVPAETAKTIVDILEKEVSEGGGTKAMVEGYHFGGKTGTAQKLDTKHGGYLDGQYIASFIGFGPVEDPKFVVLVVIDDPQKGSYYGSQIVAPVFKDIVSQLVRYYQMSPYVKESTPVAVKAANTLPEPKPGSDGSVTLPNFTGFTYGEVRDWLHKAGLAFKPDGTGTATSQDESSGTTVQAGTAITVHFRR
- a CDS encoding CCA tRNA nucleotidyltransferase, which translates into the protein MMEQANRILTVLEEAGYEAYIIGGAVRDILMHQKPHDFDIVTSARPDTVIEVLRGQDIQTTDLVGKSFGVVVATLEGKQYEIATYRTERYGADSHRPEEIAYADTLEEDVLRRDFTVNGMAMNRFGEVIDLVGGRRDIKHKTLRTIGNAQQRFEEDALRLFRACRFVAKLDFLPTEDLLEAMPKAFHRVPGLSLERVRSELDRLMLEPAVAKGLDVLVQSRLAECSCRVVENGIAREVPILPELYHLVNLPQEKDFHEFDGWYHTLAVVSHTEPDLILRWGALLHDVAKGMPAVRAVINGRLTDRGHDTLGAEMTETLLTRLGYPKAFVRRVAWIVKNHMRFHYFVQNGEANEKKWIRKEARSGEFRDSQIMRIAWEQLSKVCAADVLGCGKPYASTDGTLAFGECMADLSLEMPIHTKDLNYDERVIKLAGKKVGEGLQYLLGQVQNGVIPNEPDALYDALDHKLRRPVEK
- the sdaAA gene encoding L-serine ammonia-lyase, iron-sulfur-dependent, subunit alpha; translation: MSYAYDTIADIIRLAEENNISFGDVVLRYELENYDRSEEAVIREIEHRLDIFEGSIQDGIDYAEKTASGMSGGQAAQLNGQAPRFMSDIAYKAMTYAIAVNEANAKMFRIVACPTAGSCGVMPGAVKAVADHYKLDRATMVKGFLAASGIGNVVANRACVAGAVGGCQAEIGTAACMAAGAIVEMMGGTPRQVGHAIALCMKNLLGLACDPVAGLVEVPCVKRNGFYAVHAITASELALMNIESQIPPDEVIEAMNNIGRAMPAALRETSDGGLAVTPTGTAIAERVQSL